A stretch of Solenopsis invicta isolate M01_SB chromosome 9, UNIL_Sinv_3.0, whole genome shotgun sequence DNA encodes these proteins:
- the LOC120358649 gene encoding uncharacterized protein LOC120358649 isoform X3: METIGGRQKGTFIYVCDGYTYNIDKRINNTYRCSSRRSTGCPGVAKIINEQVHVQTLHQHPPDTKKLEKSKMQNEMLRLSRESLLPLKEIFDNVCRTNLEVAAHISYNSMKSVMARERAKQRPPIPHTFQALSTDLNKYDWIKDFYKGSVTAQDGSMAAIFSSDVLIDALKTTTEMFVDGTFSIVPRIPRMIQLYTVHIRYKNTGIAVVFVLCETQTFALYQAIWEKIIEIAPDLKKNVKFIMGDYERATNNALYKCFPEASLKGCWFHYNQQTKYLCMDVLFAQII, encoded by the exons ATGGAGACAATTGGCGGTAGACAAAAGGgaacttttatttatgtatgtgatggatatacatataacattgaTAAGCGGATAAATAACACATATCGATGTTCAAGTCGTCGTTCAACAGGATGTCCTGgtgttgcaaaaataattaatgagcaAGTTCATGTGCAAACTCTACATCAACATCCACCAGATACCAAAAAGTTGGAAAAATCTAAAATGCAAAATGAAATGTTACGTTTATCACGAGAATCGCTTCTACCACTAAAGGAAATTTTTGATAACGTTTGTCGAAC aaatttagaaGTAGCTGCACATATATCGTACAATTCCATGAAAAGTGTAATGGCTCGAGAACGAGCTAAACAACGACCTCCTATACCACATACCTTTCAAGCCTTATCtactgatttaaataaatatgattggattaaagatttttataaaggaAGTGTAACTGCACAGGATGGTAGCATGGCTGCTATATTTTCGAGTGATGTACTTATTGATGCCTTAAAGACAACTACAGAAATGTTTGTCGATGGGACATTTTCT ATTGTTCCCCGCATTCCACGTATGATTCAATTATATACTGTTCACATACGTTATAAAAATACA gGTATTGCAGTTGTCTTCGTATTATGCGAGACACAAACATTTGCCCTTTATCAGGCAATATgggaaaaaataattgaaatcgctccagatttgaaaaaaaatgtcaaatttataaTGGGAGATTATGAACGCGCAACAAATAATGCCCTTTATAAATGTTTCCCCGAAGCTAGTTTGAAAGGATGCTGGTTTCATTACAACCAA CAAACAAAGTATCTGTGTATGGATGTCCTGTTCGCACAAATAATATAG
- the LOC120358649 gene encoding uncharacterized protein LOC120358649 isoform X2 has protein sequence METIGGRQKGTFIYVCDGYTYNIDKRINNTYRCSSRRSTGCPGVAKIINEQVHVQTLHQHPPDTKKLEKSKMQNEMLRLSRESLLPLKEIFDNVCRTNLEVAAHISYNSMKSVMARERAKQRPPIPHTFQALSTDLNKYDWIKDFYKGSVTAQDGSMAAIFSSDVLIDALKTTTEMFVDGTFSGIAVVFVLCETQTFALYQAIWEKIIEIAPDLKKNVKFIMGDYERATNNALYKCFPEASLKGCWFHYNQAVLRKWRQLDLTNAPRKLIMIVMSVPLISATLFEQCFTILQDVADTMSSDYPTVLQFMCYLRKTWLPAANKVSVYGCPVRTNNIVESFHNTISKKFGSRHPNVWIFIENLKKVIIDQEIDFRRLQNNLQARRPQTRANKKKK, from the exons ATGGAGACAATTGGCGGTAGACAAAAGGgaacttttatttatgtatgtgatggatatacatataacattgaTAAGCGGATAAATAACACATATCGATGTTCAAGTCGTCGTTCAACAGGATGTCCTGgtgttgcaaaaataattaatgagcaAGTTCATGTGCAAACTCTACATCAACATCCACCAGATACCAAAAAGTTGGAAAAATCTAAAATGCAAAATGAAATGTTACGTTTATCACGAGAATCGCTTCTACCACTAAAGGAAATTTTTGATAACGTTTGTCGAAC aaatttagaaGTAGCTGCACATATATCGTACAATTCCATGAAAAGTGTAATGGCTCGAGAACGAGCTAAACAACGACCTCCTATACCACATACCTTTCAAGCCTTATCtactgatttaaataaatatgattggattaaagatttttataaaggaAGTGTAACTGCACAGGATGGTAGCATGGCTGCTATATTTTCGAGTGATGTACTTATTGATGCCTTAAAGACAACTACAGAAATGTTTGTCGATGGGACATTTTCT gGTATTGCAGTTGTCTTCGTATTATGCGAGACACAAACATTTGCCCTTTATCAGGCAATATgggaaaaaataattgaaatcgctccagatttgaaaaaaaatgtcaaatttataaTGGGAGATTATGAACGCGCAACAAATAATGCCCTTTATAAATGTTTCCCCGAAGCTAGTTTGAAAGGATGCTGGTTTCATTACAACCAA gcTGTGTTGCGCAAATGGCGGCAACTTGATTTAACAAATGCtccaagaaaattaataatgatagtTATGTCTGTACCGTTAATATCAGCCACTTTATTTGAGCAATGTTTTACTATATTACAAGACGTAGCTGATACTATGTCTAGTGACTATCCTACAGTATTACAATTTATGTGCTATTTACGTAAGACATGGTTGCCCGCAGCAAACAAAGTATCTGTGTATGGATGTCCTGTTCGCACAAATAATATAGTCGAAAGTTTTCACAACACGATTTCAAAGAAATTCGGGAGTAGACATCCAAATGTGTGGATATTTATTG aaaatttgaaaaaagtaattatagaTCAAGAAATTGATTTTCGTCGCTTACAGAATAATCTTCAGGCACGTAGACCTCAAACTCgagccaataaaaaaaaaaaataa
- the LOC105205883 gene encoding uncharacterized protein LOC105205883: METIGGRQKGTFIYVYDGYTYNIDKRLNNTYRCSSRRSTGCPGVAKIIDGQVHVQTLHQHPPDTKKLEKSKMRNEMLRLSRESLLPLKEIFDNVCRTDPEVAIHISYSSMKNIMTRERTKQRPPIPHTFQALATDLIKYEWIKDFYKGSVVAQDGNTAIIFSSEKLIEIIQEAQEIFVDGTFSVAPRHPRMDQLYTIHTRYMNKAVGTVFCLCEACTSALYESIWLKVLELAPGMKNNVKFIMSDYEAAAIKVLEKLFPNADIHGCWFHYNQAVLRKWNYLGLTNISNTLLSMTMTLPLLPQEYFMPALRILHNYCDATHFKYEELLQFLTYIEKTWLPKASKVSVYNCPARTNNLVENFHSTIRRKLGLHQNLWLFLDKLTKLIMDQEIHFRRLQNNENLMIVQQRKNKERNLNIFQAQTDLITGRLPLEQFLRMFTGIYKTSYYQEHINMQEKENVANILSLENENEENYEKETQITTNQDIPTIICEPDIQPQVVLTRLKRKDYEKYIENDRQPLNFIENTISSNITRKRCRRKVHKCC; encoded by the exons ATGGAAACAATTGGCGGTAGACAAAAGGGAACTTTCATTTATGTTTATGatggatatacatataatatcgaTAAGCGGCTAAACAACACATATCGCTGTTCAAGTCGTCGTTCAACAGGATGTCCCGgtgttgcaaaaataattgatgGGCAAGTGCATGTGCAAACTCTACATCAACATCCACCAGATACCAAAAAGTTGGAAAAATCTAAAATGCGAAATGAAATGTTACGTTTATCACGAGAATCGCTTCTGCCACTGAAGGAAATTTTTGATAACGTTTGTCGAAC gGATCCAGAAGTAGCTATACATATATCGTATAGttctatgaaaaatataatgactCGAGAACGAACTAAACAAAGACCTCCTATACCACACACTTTTCAAGCCTTGGCtactgatttaattaaatacgagtggattaaagatttttataaaggaAGTGTAGTTGCACAAGATGGTAATACAgctattatattttcaagtgaaaaacttattgaaataattcaagAAGCTCAGGAAATTTTTGTTGATGGAACATTTTCA GTTGCTCCCCGTCATCCTCGAATGGATCAACTATATACTATTCACACTCGTTATATGAATAAA GCAGTTGGAACTGTGTTTTGCTTATGTGAAGCATGTACTAGTGCATTATATGAATCAATATGGTTAAAAGTATTAGAACTAGCTCCAGGAatgaaaaataatgtcaaatttATCATGAGTGATTACGAAGCAGCAgctataaaagttttagaaaaactttttccaaATGCAGATATTCACGGGTGTTGGTTTCATTATAATCaa gcaGTACTACGTAAATGGAATTACTTGggtttaacaaatatttcaaatacccTGTTGTCCATGACAATGACGCTTCCATTACTGCCACAAGAATATTTCATGCCAGCATTAAGGATACTACATAATTACTGCGACGCTACACATTTCAAATATGAAGAATTATTGCAATTTCTAACATATATTGAGAAAACTTGGTTGCCTAAGGCATCAAAAGTTAGCGTATATAACTGTCCTGCAAGAACaaacaatttagtagaaaatttcCATAGTACAATAAGACGAAAATTGGGTCTTCATCAAAATTTATGGCTTTTTTTag ataaattaacaaagttaattaTGGATCAAGAAATTCATTTTAGACGTCTACAAAATAATGAGAATTTAATGATTGTGCAGCAACGCAAAAATAAAGagcgtaatttaaatatttttcaagcgCAAACAGATCTAATTACAGGAAg GTTGCCCCTTGAACAATTTTTACGAATGTTTACCGGAATATATAAAACTTCTTATTATCAAGAACATATAAATATGCAAG agaaagaaaatgtaGCAAACATCTTATCTTTGGAAAATGAAAACGAAGAGAATTATGAAAAGGAAACACAAATTACTACAAATCAAGATATTCCAACAATTATATGTGAACCGGACATTCAACCTCAAGTTGTACTAACAAGACTCAAACGTaaagattatgaaaaatatattgaaaatgatCGGCaaccattaaattttattgaaaatactaTTTCGTCAAAT ATTACACGAAAAAGATGCAGAAGAAAAGTGCACAAATgttgttga
- the LOC113006015 gene encoding E3 ubiquitin-protein ligase cblA-like, producing the protein MDMIDEEITHENNHEVCTDFLSESFNSTSEEALRTANSNINTNTIRNPLTLTQRQDSVQEELSISENAIGTDTLIDVNTVEFTIDVDTELTTNSPVTSDTHNQNTNNIPNLSRFDNDEFDDESIYNIPDDDYGYWYEGQETIAESDVPYHKVDRLSLERGKENEGVRSDHRCTICLDAVSNQVFIPCGHICCCEDCANYIMGESNNVKKCPICKAEISSIYKVYTA; encoded by the exons ATGGACATGATTGACGaag AGATAACTCATGAGAACAATCATGAAGTTTGTACCGATTTTCTATCAGAAAGTTTTAATTCTACGTCGGAGGAag CTCTGAGAACTGctaatagtaacataaatacaaatacaataaGAAATCCACTTACATTAACGCAGAGACAAGATTCTGTGCAAGAAGAACTCTCTATTTCTGAAAATGCAATTGGTACAGATACTCTAATCGACGTCAACACTGTAGAATTCACAATTGATGTCGACACTGAACTTACTACAAATAGTCCGGTAACAAGTGACACGCACAATCAAAATACAAACAACATTCCCAATTTATCACGATTTGATAATGATGAATTTGATGACG aatCCATTTATAACATCCCAGATGACGACTATGGATATTGGTACGAAGGTCAGGAAACTATTGCAGAAAGTGACGTCCCGTATCATAAAGTTGATAGACTTTCTCTGGAAAGGGGCAAAGAAAATGAAGGAGTAAGGTCTGATCATAGATGCACTATTTGCCTTGATGCTGTATCGAATCAAGTTTTTATACCGTGCGGTCACATTTGTTGTTGTGAAGATTGTGCTAATTATATTATGGGAGAGAGCAATAATGTTAAGAAATGTCCAATCTGCAAAGCAGAAATTTCATCTATCTACAAAGTATATACAGCATAA
- the LOC120358649 gene encoding uncharacterized protein LOC120358649 isoform X1: METIGGRQKGTFIYVCDGYTYNIDKRINNTYRCSSRRSTGCPGVAKIINEQVHVQTLHQHPPDTKKLEKSKMQNEMLRLSRESLLPLKEIFDNVCRTNLEVAAHISYNSMKSVMARERAKQRPPIPHTFQALSTDLNKYDWIKDFYKGSVTAQDGSMAAIFSSDVLIDALKTTTEMFVDGTFSIVPRIPRMIQLYTVHIRYKNTGIAVVFVLCETQTFALYQAIWEKIIEIAPDLKKNVKFIMGDYERATNNALYKCFPEASLKGCWFHYNQAVLRKWRQLDLTNAPRKLIMIVMSVPLISATLFEQCFTILQDVADTMSSDYPTVLQFMCYLRKTWLPAANKVSVYGCPVRTNNIVESFHNTISKKFGSRHPNVWIFIENLKKVIIDQEIDFRRLQNNLQARRPQTRANKKKK, encoded by the exons ATGGAGACAATTGGCGGTAGACAAAAGGgaacttttatttatgtatgtgatggatatacatataacattgaTAAGCGGATAAATAACACATATCGATGTTCAAGTCGTCGTTCAACAGGATGTCCTGgtgttgcaaaaataattaatgagcaAGTTCATGTGCAAACTCTACATCAACATCCACCAGATACCAAAAAGTTGGAAAAATCTAAAATGCAAAATGAAATGTTACGTTTATCACGAGAATCGCTTCTACCACTAAAGGAAATTTTTGATAACGTTTGTCGAAC aaatttagaaGTAGCTGCACATATATCGTACAATTCCATGAAAAGTGTAATGGCTCGAGAACGAGCTAAACAACGACCTCCTATACCACATACCTTTCAAGCCTTATCtactgatttaaataaatatgattggattaaagatttttataaaggaAGTGTAACTGCACAGGATGGTAGCATGGCTGCTATATTTTCGAGTGATGTACTTATTGATGCCTTAAAGACAACTACAGAAATGTTTGTCGATGGGACATTTTCT ATTGTTCCCCGCATTCCACGTATGATTCAATTATATACTGTTCACATACGTTATAAAAATACA gGTATTGCAGTTGTCTTCGTATTATGCGAGACACAAACATTTGCCCTTTATCAGGCAATATgggaaaaaataattgaaatcgctccagatttgaaaaaaaatgtcaaatttataaTGGGAGATTATGAACGCGCAACAAATAATGCCCTTTATAAATGTTTCCCCGAAGCTAGTTTGAAAGGATGCTGGTTTCATTACAACCAA gcTGTGTTGCGCAAATGGCGGCAACTTGATTTAACAAATGCtccaagaaaattaataatgatagtTATGTCTGTACCGTTAATATCAGCCACTTTATTTGAGCAATGTTTTACTATATTACAAGACGTAGCTGATACTATGTCTAGTGACTATCCTACAGTATTACAATTTATGTGCTATTTACGTAAGACATGGTTGCCCGCAGCAAACAAAGTATCTGTGTATGGATGTCCTGTTCGCACAAATAATATAGTCGAAAGTTTTCACAACACGATTTCAAAGAAATTCGGGAGTAGACATCCAAATGTGTGGATATTTATTG aaaatttgaaaaaagtaattatagaTCAAGAAATTGATTTTCGTCGCTTACAGAATAATCTTCAGGCACGTAGACCTCAAACTCgagccaataaaaaaaaaaaataa